AGTGCCCGACCTCATACCAGAGAAGGCCGCCTCCAGAGCCGGGCTCGTCATCGTCACTCATCTCAGGCCTCCTTATTATGATCTCCAACGTCAGTTTGTGCGCTCAAGGTCGAGTCCACGCCCCCACTTTTCGTCGAGCTATTGGCGGGCCGGTAATACCCTTTCGCGGAGCGGAAAGCGCAGGGATTGACGACGATCCTACATCATTCGCGACATTTTGTCCTGCCGAGTCGGACAGCCGACTTCTCGCATAGTGATCGATCGTGCGCAGCGTTCCTCGCGTGCCGGTCCATGCGGCCGCCTTGCTGAACTCGTCCATATCGACGCGGTTGGCCGGCGAGAAGCCGAGCATCCTTCGGCACATGATGTGGGATGAGCGAGATCAAATCCGAAGGCTTTGATCGCGACCACGATATGCAGCAAAACAAAAATCGCAAGGAGCACGACCTCCCGATCAGATTGGTGACGAACCAGCCCTTTTCGAGAACTAAATGCACGGCGACACCGAAGCTTATGCGGATGAGCCATGAGACCGACGAGAACACGAAATATCCGGCGAAGAGACCGAGAAGCATCAGGACCGGCCGGAAGAGCACATTGAACAGCAGTTCATAGACCTGAATGGCGCGGCCGTGCAGGCCCTCGCGTCGAAGGTCATATGCGCGACCATCATGAGTGGAACCGCGATCACCGCCTCGAGCACGAGTATCAGATAGCCGGTCACGCCGGCGATCCACATGACCCAGGGAATGAGCGGGAGCACATAGGCGATCATGATGCCGGGAATGAGGAGCGCCAGAAGACCGAAGAACAAGGCGTCAACAGCGCCTTGAACACGTCCGAGACCGTGGCCAGTCCTGCCGCGGCCGCGGCCCGGCAAAATTTCCGGTCAGGAGCGAGAAGGCGGCTGCTCCCGTCTGAACCGTCCCGGACGAGGCCGCGATCGCCAGGCCGAAGGCGGTCAGCGAGGCAGTCATGAGGTATTGGCCGAGGGTGATGAGCGAGCCGAAAGGATCGGACCATTGGTTCGATGTCGGGCCGATGCTGTTGGCGATAAAATTCAACAGCGGCTCGTTGAGATTGATCGAACGAAACACCCGTTCGACCCAGGAGCCGCCTTCACGAGCCGCGGCGTTGCCGAAAGTGTCGGCGTTGCCGGTCGGAGGGTTGGCGCCATCGGCGGTGTTCACATAGGTGCGAAGCTGCGCGAGGAAATTGTCGCTAGCCTGGATGAGCGGGGCGAGATCGGTCTTGAGCGCATTGCTCCAGCCGCTGTAGCTCGGGCCGTTGACGATGGGCAGGTCGTTGAGCAGGGACAGCGTGCGGCCGTTCAACTGAGCGAAGGTCAGATAATAGGACCCGGCCGACGCCCACCCGAGCGTCGATAGGTCTGTCGTCGTATTGTTGATGAGGCCGAGCTTTCCCGCGCGCGCATCCTGGGGCTTGATGGCGTTCTGCAGCTGCTTCTGAATGTCGCTGGCGGCGGCGGTGAGCTGCTGCGTGTAATCGCGGGTCGCCTTCTGATAGGCGGCCAGCAATGGGGTGAGCGCCGAGGTCTGCTTCGTCTGCCAATAGTTCTTTGCGACGCTCTCGGCGACGGGACGAATGTCCGATGTGATGACCTTCTGGAGAATTTCCTTCTGCTTGGCGGTCATGTCGGTGTTGACGCCAGCGATCGGCTGCTGCGCGCCGGTGGGCTGGTTGACTGTGATCGTGCCGCAGCTCGGCGAACCCGTCTGATTGCCGGGGGACAGTGAATAGGCCCATGTGGTCGCGCCGGAGACGAGCGTCGGGGTCGGCGCCGGCGCGATTTGCGGATTGGCGGTCGCTTCATTGACGAAGGCCCGGCAGAGCTCATTCTCCAGGACGCCGAGGACGATGTTCTTCGTGCCGGGGATGATCGGAGTGGCGATGACCATCGCATCCGGCCCGATGGCCTTGATCGCGACTTTGAAGAGCGATCCCGCCATGCCGATGCCCCACATGGAGGTTTGGACCACGGCGGCCTGGCCGATCGAGAAGCCGGACGTGATCGGAAACATCATGATGGCCGCGAAGCCGATCCGCACCACGAACATCGAGGTCATCGCATTGGTGAGGAGATTGCTGGTCTCGGCGGTGCGATAGATATTCCAGATGGTCAAATAGCACACGTAGAACATGCCGAGAGCCATGGAGAAGCCGGTGAAGCGCCCGAGCAGCTCACCGATCACGGTGGCGGCGGAGCCCGTGCATGTCGCGGATTGCGCGCCGCCGTTGCAGCTGCTGCCGTTGATCGGGAAAACCGCCTTGATCACTTCGGCCGCCCAGTCCTGACCGGGATCGAGGGCGGTCCAGCTGACGTCGTAGTTCGGCGCCGCCGGGGTGGCGGATTGAGCGATCGCCGGCGCGGCGCAAGCGATGGCGATGAGGGCGATCGAGAGGGTGGGAAAGATTCGGCGTGACATGATGTCCTCGCGTGTCGATCGGGCAAAGCGATTTCGGGAAGCAAAAAGGCGTCAGGGTCCCGGGCTCGGAGAGGGCCGCGCTTCGGGATCGCGGTGGAAGACGGCTTTGATTTTTTCGAGCACTTTTTCGACGATCTCACGGGCCTTTTCGCCGAGATGCTCCAGCATGCTGCCGTCGCCCTCTTTCTTTGGCAGAACGGAAGCAGCCTCACCGACGGCGGTATCGAGCTTTTTGAAATGCTCGTTCCAGTTCGAGGAGTTTGGATGGGAGCCTAGAGCCGAAACAATTCGTTCACGATCACTCCCATAGCGAACGAGCGCATCAGCGGCTCGATCGTAAGCAGCGCCGAACGCGCTATTATCGTTGAGGGCGACATCGAGCTGCTTGCGCAATCCTTCGAACGGGCCGCCAGCCTTCATCCCCTCGATCACAGCATTCATGCCGCCCCTATTGTTGGCGGCGGCGTCCTGAATGCGATTGAGGATCGCGGCTCCCGGCGCGTCTCGAAGAGCGCCCATCGCGTCGAGGGCCGCACGCCCGGACGCATCGGCGGCATAGAGCATCGAGTCGTTGCGTTTGGATTGCATGCGCGTGTTCTCGAAGTTCTGCAGGCGCCGTTGGACGTCTTCGGTGTTTGCCTGCTTCTCACGCGCCGACGGTTCGCGCGGCTGTTGGGGGCCTTGCTGCAACGCTGCTTGGGCAGACGGCGTGGCGGCCTCGAGAATTCGGCCGATGGCGCTGGCGGAACGTCCGACCACTCCGAGCGCCTTTCCGAACACGCCGCCGACGACGAGCTTTTCCTGAACGATTTGCACTTCATGTTTCGTGGTGGGATCGGTCTCCTCCGGCCTCTCCGGCGGCTCAGGAGCCTTCGGTGACGTCGCCGGAGAGGCCGGCCGTGCGGCCGAGGCGGCGAGATTGCGGTCGTCATTGGCCGGCGTCGAAGCCGCCGCCGCGCCTCCAGCAGCCGAAGCAGGCGTTTGGAGAGAGGCAGCCTGGGGAGATTTCGGCTGCGGGTTCGCTACGTCCCGGACCGGCTCGGACGTGGTCGAAGGGCGCGCCGCCGATGGAGACGAAGCGTCGAAGGCCGCGATCTCGATTTTGGCTTTGTCCGCAGGAGTCGACTGCATGTCTGCGGCTTGTTCGGCCGGCTCGGCGGCCGATGCTTCGTTCGCCTCCGACGGCGCCGCGGTAGAGGCAACGGGCGCAGTGTGGCGAAGATCGTCGGCGGCCGCGGGAGAGGTTCGCGAACTCTCGGCCTCGGATGGCCCCTCGGGATCCGGCGAAGGACGGCTGGACGTCACGGACCACGAGGGAGCGGCGGGATCGTCGAAGGCCGCGATCTCCGCCTGCCTCGCGGCAATGATCCCCGTGTCCGCTGCGGCTTCGGAAGCAGACGACGGCGGTTCGACGTCCCCGAGAGAGGCCTTCGCCGTAGCGGACTCGGAGCCGATCGGACTGCTGGCGGACGGCGCTACGGCGGGCTCTCGGCGCTTGGCCTCCAGCACCTCGAAGGACAGGGCGAATATTTCGCCCTGGACGGCCTTCGTCGCCTGATTCGATTTGGCGGCGATTTCCGCCGCCTTCTCGCGAAGGCGCGCGACGAGATCAGGGTCGTCGAGCGTCTCGGTTTTTTGAAGAAGACTGCGCATCTGCTCGTTCTTGAGCCCGGGGCTCGACGCGGCGAGTTGCGTGAGCTCATCGCGCAGATTCCTGTCGACGCGGAGCGGTTCGACGAGCTTTTCCGCATCCTGAAGCGCGTAGGCGAGATCCGTCTTGAAGTTGGGATCACGGAGCCGCTCGTGCGGATTATCCAGAAACGTGTCGGCGACGCGGTCGATCCGGCCGGCGAGCTGCGGATCGCGCGCTTCGATCTGGGGCCGATGTTCCTCGAGCCGAGCGAGCAGATCGACCGTCGACAGATAGTCGCGAGCGCGCGTCAACTCTTCGCTGATGGCTTTGCGTTCGCGTGGGTTCATGGCGCCGTTCAGCTCGGCGCGGAGCTCCTCGACATGTTGCGCGTTGGGCGCGTCGACGCGCCGGTCTTCAGAAGCAGAGGTCGGATCGGGCTTGTGGGAGGAATTCTCGGGTTCGGTCGGCATGGAATTCTAGCCTCGTGGAGCAGAGAAATGGAGAAGGAATTCGTGTGATGGAGAGCATGGGTCGATCAGTTGGAGAGGTTCGGAGTCGGCAGCTCGACGGCGGGCTTGAGGGTCTGAAGGTCGCGTTCGGCGACGGCGGCCAGCGTCGTTGCGTTGACGCTCGCGTTCTTCATCGCCATCCGGTAGTTTTCCAGGAGCAGGTAATTGGTGACGGCGAGCTCGTTGGCGATTTCGCGTTCGACCGCGGCGGGCGTCATGCTCTGCAACTGCGCCGCCCAATTGACGTCGCTGTAGCGGCGATGCACGTCGAGCTGGAGGGCTTGCACCCAGGAGCCGGTGTCGACGGCGGTCAGGCCTTCGTTCTGCATCTGCT
This genomic stretch from Methylosinus sp. PW1 harbors:
- a CDS encoding DotA/TraY family protein translates to MSRRIFPTLSIALIAIACAAPAIAQSATPAAPNYDVSWTALDPGQDWAAEVIKAVFPINGSSCNGGAQSATCTGSAATVIGELLGRFTGFSMALGMFYVCYLTIWNIYRTAETSNLLTNAMTSMFVVRIGFAAIMMFPITSGFSIGQAAVVQTSMWGIGMAGSLFKVAIKAIGPDAMVIATPIIPGTKNIVLGVLENELCRAFVNEATANPQIAPAPTPTLVSGATTWAYSLSPGNQTGSPSCGTITVNQPTGAQQPIAGVNTDMTAKQKEILQKVITSDIRPVAESVAKNYWQTKQTSALTPLLAAYQKATRDYTQQLTAAASDIQKQLQNAIKPQDARAGKLGLINNTTTDLSTLGWASAGSYYLTFAQLNGRTLSLLNDLPIVNGPSYSGWSNALKTDLAPLIQASDNFLAQLRTYVNTADGANPPTGNADTFGNAAAREGGSWVERVFRSINLNEPLLNFIANSIGPTSNQWSDPFGSLITLGQYLMTASLTAFGLAIAASSGTVQTGAAAFSLLTGNFAGPRPRQDWPRSRTCSRRC